A portion of the Panthera tigris isolate Pti1 chromosome E1, P.tigris_Pti1_mat1.1, whole genome shotgun sequence genome contains these proteins:
- the KRT15 gene encoding keratin, type I cytoskeletal 15: MSTTFLQTSSSTFGGASTRGGSLWAGGGGFGGGSLYGGGGGRSISASSARFVSSGSGGGYGGGMSCGFGAGAGSGLGGGLGGGLGGGFGGGFGAGFGDFGGGDGGLLSGNEKLTMQNLNDRLASYLDKVRALEEANADLEVKIRDWYQKQSPSSPERDYSHFYKIIEDLRDKILGAKIDNSRVILEIDNARLAADDFRLKYENELALRQSVEADTNGLRRVLDELTLTKTDLEMQIESLNEELAFLKKNHEEEMKEFSSQLAGQVNVEMDAAPGVDLTRVLAEMREQYEAMAEKNRRDAEAWFFSKTEELNKEVASNTEMIQTSKTEITDLRRTLQGLEIELQSQLSMKAGLESSLAETECRYATQLQQIQGLIGGLEAQLSELRSEMECQDQEYRTLLDIKTRLEQEIATYRSLLEGQDTRMAGFGTREASLGGGGGKVRINVEETVDGKVVSSHKREV; the protein is encoded by the exons ATGAGCACCACATTTCTGCAGACTTCTTCCTCCACCTTTGGGGGTGCCTCTACCAGAGGGGGTTCCctctgggctgggggaggcggcTTTGGTGGGGGGAGTCTCTACGGGGGCGGTGGAGGCCGCAGTATCTCGGCTTCTTCTGCTAGGTTTGTCTCCTCGGGGTCCGGAGGGGGCTACGGCGGCGGCATGAGCTGCGGCTTCGGTGCAGGGGCTGGTAGTGGTCTGGGCGGAGGCTTAGGAGGTGGCCTTGGAGGCGGCTTTGGTGGGGGTTTTGGCGCTGGCTTTGGTGACTTTGGTGGCGGCGATGGCGGCCTCCTCTCCGGCAACGAGAAGCTCACCATGCAGAACCTCAACGACCGGCTGGCCTCCTACCTGGACAAGGTGCGCGCCCTGGAGGAGGCCAACGCCGACCTGGAGGTGAAGATCCGGGACTGGTACCAGAAGCAGAGCCCCAGCAGCCCGGAGCGGGACTACAGCCACTTCTACAAGATCATCGAGGACCTGCGGGACAAG ATCCTGGGGGCCAAGATCGACAACTCCCGGGTCATCCTGGAGATCGACAATGCCAGGCTGGCGGCAGATGACTTCAGACTCAA gTATGAGAACGAGCTGGCCCTGCGCCAGAGCGTGGAGGCCGACACCAACGGCCTGCGCAGGGTGCTGGACGAGCTGACCCTGACCAAGACCGACCTGGAGATGCAGATCGAGAGCCTGAACGAGGAGCTGGCCTTCCTGAAGAAGAACCACGAGGAG GAGATGAAGGAGTTCAGCAGCCAGCTGGCCGGCCAGGTCAACGTGGAGATGGACGCGGCCCCGGGCGTGGACCTGACCCGCGTGCTGGCCGAGATGAGGGAACAGTACGAGGCCATGGCCGAGAAGAACCGCCGGGACGCCGAGGCCTGGTTCTTCAGCAAG ACGGAGGAGCTGAACAAAGAGGTGGCCTCCAACACAGAGATGATCCAGACCAGCAAGACAGAGATCACGGACCTGAGACGCACTTTGCAGGGCCTGGAGATCGAGCTGCAGTCCCAGCTCAGCATG AAAGCCGGGCTGGAGAGCTCGCTGGCGGAGACGGAGTGCCGCTATGCCACGCAGCTGCAGCAGATCCAGGGGCTCATCGGCGGCCTGGAGGCCCAGCTGAGTGAGCTCCGCAGCGAGATGGAGTGCCAGGACCAGGAGTACAGGACGCTGCTGGACATCAAGACGCGGCTGGAGCAGGAGATCGCCACCTACCGCAGCCTGCTGGAAGGCCAGGACACCAG GATGGCTGGATTTGGCACCAGAGAAG CCTccctgggaggtggtggtggcaaAGTT